The segment ATTGCTACGTTATGatttaatattcattttaatacaTGGCTTGAACACTTGCAAAGTGTTACCTGGTTCAGACTCCTGGACACCTTGAGATAGATTGATGGGCACTGACTTCCCGAATCTCTGTGGCAGATTTAGAAGGGATTGAATAGAACTTCTAGCAAGTGGAGATCTCCCAAGCCTGTACGATAAATTTGGAGCACGCCTAGATAGGCTCTCTCCAAAAGCTCTTCCAAATCTCAAAGGCAAATAAGCACTCGGCCTAATGCTTCTTTCTTCTGGATTGCTTCTTCCAAACCTAAGAGGTAAATTAGCAACTGAATTTGGCACTTTGTTTACTGTAGGGGTGTTCACTTTAAGGAAATTTTTTGATCCCcagtctttcatttcttcaaaattcagactcctctgcttttcctccaaGATACTGTCTTTAAtctaaagaagaagaaaaaaagaaaaaaaagtgtgtcaTTCCAGCTACTGATCAgacaaagtatttattttcatatctcCTTAGAAAACTGCTGGATAACACATTCTTTTCTATTATCTAATGCTTTCTAGCTGTATTTGCTGAACTCCATTCTAGTGTGGATTACTTCATTTGGAGATGTTGTGAACCTTTTCAATCCACTGGCCTCAAGAACACATCTTCGTATCATCTTCCACAACTGTTCAAATGAAGTCAATTGGAAACATTGCTGGTTGTTAGTGTTGGTAACTCTGCCATCAGCTTTGTGTGGACAGAAATAGTTATCATGTCCACATTTGCTAATATCACTGATCAAAGTTGTCTGTGGGGAAGATGCTGGCTATAGTTTTGACTTGATATCAGCCTCTTGCTCATCTGGTCTGGATGAACAGGAGGATGGGCCAAAACATCTGGAAGTGTACCTCATTTCTTCCTGGGCATGGGGTGGATGCTTCTGACCCAACATCTTAGTGAGCTAACTAAACAAATGGAAAGTATTTGAGTCAAGTCCATGTAAATGCTCTTCTGGCCTTGCAGCATAGAAGTTACACTGAGCTTTAAGTTGCTTTGATGCTCCATTAGTACTCAAGACACAACAGTAGCTTCTGGGCTGTCAGAGCCAAGAAGCACAAAATCTACTTTTTGTGGCTATGGTAAAGAGCTTACCTCAGTATGTTATCCATTTCATGATGTCAAATGCAGCTGCTACCTGAAAAATTACTGTATCAATGTGACCCGTAGCTATTCATCAGTGTTTCCTCCCTGGGTGTATTGAAAATCACtccaaacaattttttttttttggtgacaaaaataattttctcttccttagcagagaaaatatgatttttccttcagctgaagACACAAATTCTACTAATCTTAATTTCAATTTCCTATCTACGTTTTCTGGCTTCCCCCGCTACTGGGAGAGGAGAATGAACCATTCTAGTTCATACTCCATGATTAAAATGTTAAGCAAATGATGTCTCTGATTGCACTTGTGCACCTGAAGTGTATCAAAGAGAGATCTAAAGAACAGGAAATTTCACTAAAATAATTAAAGGTGTGTTTTGGCTTGAAGGATCTTTATTACACTAATGATGAtgagacaaaaagaaaggtTGGTTTTTATTTCCCAGGGAGTATTTGCAGGAtagacaagaaaaaatgcacacaGATGAACTGTGCAAATTTGATCTGGCATCTACTGAGATATAACAAATGTGCAACCCTGCAAGGATATTTTTATAGCCAATTTCCAGAATAGAATTTTAAGTCTATTAACTACACTAGATTTATAATGATCTCTGTTTATCATTATCCTTTGAATATTACAAGCATGCCTTTATTAATTTTGGATTAATAATGCATTTGTTATATTACGTGCATAAAATACGTGACAGGAATGCTAACTGAGGCCCCACTGTGTAAGTAAGAAACATGTCAGAAAAAGTCTCTCCTATCGCAAGGCTGGATTGCAAGAAAATTGAAACATGCATTGATTTACACAGTATGTGTATGGCAGCAAATGACTTTCCTGAAAATTCTCTCCACAAGGCTTTTTTATACTGCACTGTGTAGTGCCATACACTGCGTAATGAAGTTAGGAGAGCCTTTATCGAAAAATTCAGTGCTCAGGGTTTGACCCACAGTTCCCCCAAATGCTACCTCAGTAATACAAATCTTACCTCGTAATATTTATCATCAtcttcttctctgctctccagGCTGGATTTCATTAGTTCATCTAGGCACATACCATGCGGTGTTAGAAACGCCACTGTAGCCAAAGTAAGCAGAATAAACTTCTGGGTTGAAATGACTTCCATTTCTCTCAAATGGAGCTTAGTTAGAAAGATCAGGATCTCTACAGAAAAGCAAGCTGTCATCATTTTATAt is part of the Gallus gallus isolate bGalGal1 chromosome 2, bGalGal1.mat.broiler.GRCg7b, whole genome shotgun sequence genome and harbors:
- the NPVF gene encoding pro-FMRFamide-related neuropeptide VF precursor is translated as MEVISTQKFILLTLATVAFLTPHGMCLDELMKSSLESREEDDDKYYEIKDSILEEKQRSLNFEEMKDWGSKNFLKVNTPTVNKVPNSVANLPLRFGRSNPEERSIRPSAYLPLRFGRAFGESLSRRAPNLSYRLGRSPLARSSIQSLLNLPQRFGKSVPINLSQGVQESEPGM